The DNA sequence agttatttataaaaaatgcaataacataatgcattaaaatttatgaaataaataacaagcaatgccacagtcgggcgtcttagcgacaccgcataaagggctttaaaagaaatgccacagtcgggtgtctgagcgacaccacataaagggctttaaaagaaatgccacagtcgggcgtctgagcgacaccacataaagggctttaaaagaaatgctacagtcgggcgtctgagcgacaccacataaagggctttaaaagaaatgccacagtcgggcgtctgagcgacaccacataaagggctttaaaagaaatgccNNNNNNNNNNggaagcggtttgtggatcatcagtatctatgggactccaattcccacaggaacagctgaccaggttaactcctatcttcgcgaggctgctatctccattgcttaggttccgggactgtcatcgcgtcgctcctctccgtgcgagaaaatctggccaagacaatagccagggacaagccagtgagtactttgaatgtactcgcaaacattatgaacacaggtataatataacaatgacgtgctgaaaatattttatgctcatgacgccagtcacaaaagataaataacccTCTGATGCGTGCaaacaagttatttataaaaaatgcaataacataatgcattaaaatttatgaaataaataacaagcaatgccacagtcgggcgtcttagcgacaccgcataaagggctttaaaagaaatgccacagtcgggtgtctgagcgacaccacataaagggctttaaaagaaatgccacagtcgggcgtctgagcgacaccacataaagggctttaaaagaaatgccacagtcgggcgtctgagcgacactacataaagggctttaaaagaaataccacagtcgggcgtctgagcgacaccacataaagggctttaaaataaacaatcatagtgaatatcccggaggtagaaccatcccagagatactcgataatgacAATAATATTACGGgttagtcaataataataataataatcataattatcacaagtcacaattagtaattcccgttctggtttaacagtttcacctccgaagaccgacactaagaccgacacttgacccatcccaaactgtagtccttaaccatggacacggctattcgaataggttttaatctctgcagagggtgtactctttacccacgagtaacggattcctttagtccatcgggactaattccgcttacggtcttttaaatgaaaacacacctgacttgcacacaccagcttaactcactcgtgtctggaatcacccacgacacttgtcaagcaaactctaagtggggaggctacaaccttgcgTAGCGAGGGATCACATTTATATCGCGCGCACTaagggggtggcctcccctctctgtcccaaccggaaacacccatgccccctgaccggatgactggctttaatccatggccatgtaccctcatcccggcccctctgtacggtgtgtgctggaaaggggttgacaaattactaaaccgtaccctacctgtggcagggacaagtggtagcacgaaacaagtgtgggggttgctggaacaagactcgatctacggtcgactcaggaggcttaTAGTTTCctgcataacatgtataacaataCACTTCACCCAatccaatcaacactcattatatcttactatgccataccggacatacccgtcccgacggagaccggcgacaagctcacgcctacccaaggcagaggctttcccggattcctttccggcatgcttgcaagatacatgaggatgattaccatcacaagtatactcatttccaacagcatggaaatcaccaatatgcatccatgcaaatgatcatatcacatgaaataacaagtccttcgaaatgaggtggtgttataaacgtgtcaacgaacacaccaaaaatattatgccggggttcagaatgcttgccttcaatgtgtggaaaggcagggtgcactccaaaacttgaaacatttctcctctcttcaaaaatcctattttagcaatataaagaattaacacacaaaacaaaaacagcaccaaaagttgttctgaattttttttcaaataaatcttaaaataaactaggtgaaatttgagagaggtaggaaaaagaattaattctttTGGAGTTATGTTTAAAAAGAtagagccagtcaaagatttggtcaaaatctgtttttaataataaaacagaaaagaaaacgttttggaggggaatacgctttcgaagcGGGGGAAACGTACTTGGGCTTTTACGCTTTCACTTAAACACGCGTGGCGGAggagtgggtcactgacagtgggtccacggggtccactagtcaggtttgactgttctttctccctctccttcctctgtcccgagcggaggcggagctccggcgatcgtcgccggcgactggcggctcctcgcggggccccgagggcggggatggatccgccactacagggcagtcctcccggtggtcgtcaggtaggtggggacggtgggagctgccggcggcgagcttcgcggcagaggaggcttcggtggcgaagtggttttgtggcggcgatggcccccgatcaaaatcaagtagggggttgggttcctggaagggAGTAGGTGTTCTTGGCGAAGAGcaatgggagggagaggccctggtggcgttgggagagctggggccatggcggcggTCGCTGCTGCCGGAAGTGGGGAAGATGACCTCCCTGGGTCGAATGCGATCTAGGGGAGTGCCattgggggtggcctgaggtttcctgcgtgctcggggaagctcggggggCTCCTTTTATaactcgtcgaggtcggttccgtggcggcggatgaggatgccggcgaaccgcctctctgtagcttgcagggcaacgtggcgtggctggggatgacggcaggagctagcgggcgagtgggcactgctccaggggcgagctggcgagcgggggAGGCTCGGACAGCGCCGacatgagcaggggctgtcgggcgaccgcggcggctagctcttggcctgccggggcgtggcgaggggcggcttggcgtgttgcggtgagaaggggagcgctTGGcggggtgctgcagagcgggccaaaaccgtgggggccagcgtgtcggctcggcgcatgtgcgtgccaaacgcacgctctgctcgcgctctgggcgtgcacgggacgtgctcgacgtaatgccagagcatgctacagagcttgggtgaggctggcattTGGCAGATCTAGGATAGgagtaacggggagtctagtggacatgcttgtttgatcagaggtgcaagttcacagtgtaaacttgaaatcatgctaAATCTGGACATGCACATAGGGTGTTTGAAAAAATGCCAAAGGCATCTAGGCAATTCTTGGAGTGTCCCTAATCTTCAGATCaaggtctctgtggatgaaagagggagtggtgaagttagtttgcataaaggagaaacttgctagtgcaagttttgcaaaacttcaattctggacagaaagaaaatggcattgttgcaagcacttggaatcatccaatgggtccactctcctggacttaagggtttaacacggaggactacaagtaggagaaagaatataTGGCCGAGGAGTAAGAAATAATATGGATGCTGTACAATCCATCATGTTGGacgagaatgaagatgaggttgttacactcaaaattttcaaagaacataaatgggTTTTTCCACaacgtggaataatatgctcctactgacatcccataattttggtggaagctagaaacaaatattttaaagggttgtagtgcaaaattgctctctggaccagagaagaaaatagggtgtagagctcaaaatatttcaagaataaaagatatttttgtataaaagtgatttaaaaacatcacatgacatctccaaattttggttggatttttagataaatatatcaaatggttgtagttcaaatatggccatataaccttgaaaaaccatttttttcaagaaaataaagatcaagcaaattaattatgtaattagttctactaaataaagaaaagtttttcttgagaggttaaacaagtccaacaacatatttgaaaggttttctcTATGGGGaaactccataatagcaagggagaaaaagtttcaaaaatcaaaagggagcccagaaaataaaagttataatttcctggcaaaattttaattaattaaACAAGGTCAAATTTTTTTGGGATGTCACACCGGGGAGGTCGATCTCACATGGCTTCACGCAACCGTAGTCATCCTTGCTTGTTTGACGTGTTCGCCTGCTACTTCCATGTAGTAGAAATGCTGAACCCTTTGAGCGCCAAACATTTTGACAATTCTGCGCCAATCAACTGCAAGTTTGCAACGTTTCACCAACTGACTGCAGCCTTCACCGTTTCATTTGAACAAGGCCCGTTGGATGGATATAAACCTCTTGATTTGCTACTGTAGTTCTCAAGCTACTGAAAATTGATTTTGTGTGTGCCGATTTCTATAGAGATGAGTGCAATCTTGGGCTCGAGACGTGACAGGGCGCGGCCGTGTCCCCTGGCAAGGCGTGTCAAACTGTTCCGTGATTGTGGTGTTGTTGCTTCGAGAAAAAGAATTGACCGGTTTTATGTCAGTGTCGTCTCATTGATCATGTCGTTGTGGAGACTCCACCCCCGATCGTTGGGGGCCCCGTTCTTCGGGGGTGAAAATACATGCCTGTCTTGCTGGATCGAACGATGTTGGTGTTTTTGAAGCCACATCCGGTTGCCACACTTAGCAGAAGAGTTAGCCGCAGATGGCTTTGGGTGCATCCGGTAAGGCGAGCGACACTAACTTGGGGTGCAGTGGTTTGCTATGTTTTTCGGAGTTGGAGCACCTCCCCCACCCGCATTGATTATGGCTTCTCTTCGACATCGAGTAGACGGTAGTTTTTTGTGCCTTTTTTGACAGTTGTGTCCGCCCAGCGACACTTTATTAGCTGGGTAGTGTGGCCGCAAAGTAGTTGATTTTCCTCGGGCTTACTCAATTAATCGAGTTTTCTGAGGTTTTTGGTCCGATTTTTCTCATAAACTAGACCGGTTTCTTTCTTCCAGTGGAAATACTAGAAACCCATGCCATCTTGACGATGTTCACCAAAAACAATTTCGCATTGGGCACATATGGTCATATCGTGTTACGGAAATTGCGACCAGTCTCCCCGTGTCAAATTGGGACGCCGTCATGCCATGTTGTCCGCCAATCTCCTTCTCTTTTCCTCCAAATTCAGTGCACTAAGTTTCACCCCAAAGTATGGTTGTTCCAAAGCTTTACCATTTTTACAGAAATTCAAAGAAAGAACAAGCTCATGTACACCCAATAAGATCTTCTAACACCTAGATAGACACCTATGGAATTGGAACGTGAAAAATAAGTCAATATTTTTTTTATAACCACGTCTCTTTGCTCTGAAAGGTCTTGATAGAAAAATATCCTATGAATGAATTTAAAGTCTACAAAACTGCTTTCCAAATTCTTCAATCGGAAGGAGGCACTAGATACCAAAAGATGATATTATGACAATACAAGTTTCTGCAGGGACCCTCGCGCAAAAGAGCCTCTGTTAAGCACTTAAGTCTGAGCTCTGACTGAAGCAGAGCTAACACGCAAGAAGAGATCGGCAAGAAAACCCAACTCTGTTGCCGCCTTCTCCGGTTCTCCTCCGTCGTCTCCGGCCGGCATTGTCCTCTCGCACCACTCAATGGCTCCTCCTCTGCACTCGCCGGCGCTGATCTCCACCACCTCGCCCTTAACGCTCCGCATCGTTTCGCCCGTGCCGTCTTCGCCCTGGTGCCGCCGCGCTCGGCCGTTGGCCTCCGCTGGGCTGGGGGGAGCCGCGCGCAGAGACCGGCGCCGGAGGCGGAGCACGCGGGGGCGGAGGGGCATGAGGATCTGCGCCTACACGGCCGAAGCTGAACACGGGAGTTCGGAGGAGGACGTGGCCGACGATTTCTACTCTGTTCTTGGCGTCGTAAGTGCTCTGAAACAATCCTTACTAATTCTGCAAGTACGTATGTTTTTTTTTAGAATGGAAAATTGAGTGGCTAATCTCAGATCAAAGAAATGTCCATTTTAAATCATAGTATTAACTAGAACTCCCCAAATCAGGGTTGGAAATTATGCTTGCTACTGTATTTCTGAATAAGTCGTTGTTTGTGGACAATGGGTTTGCTGCTGACATGTGAcacctgattctgattgttgtaccACCAGATGCCAGATGCAACCTCTGAGGAAATCAAGAAGGCATATTACAGTTGCATGAAAACGTGCCACCCGGACCTCAGTGGAGGCCATCCTGATGTGACCAACTTCTCCATGTTCATCAACGAGGTTTACACGGTAGGATCCTTCGGTACTAGGTTCTGTGTTGCTTCATTGAGATGGTCTCTGTTCACAAAGCTAACAAGAGGTGGGTGATTCGAAGAGCAGGTGCTGAGCGATCCGGTGCAGCGTGCGGTGTATGATGAGATCCATGGGTACACGGCAACAGCGACAAACCCTTTCGTTGATGACAGTGCAGTCAAGAACCACGTGTTCGTCGATGAGTTTACCTGCATAGGTATTGATAATTTTTCCATAAGAAGTTTGGTTCTTCGTAAGGGAGTCAGTGTATTTTATCTTGTGCACGTCGTTTCAGGATGCAGAATTTGCGCCAACGTGTGCCCCAGTGTCTTTGAAATTGAGGAAGACTTTGGGAGGGCAAGAGTCTGCTCCCAGAGGGGTAGCCCGGACCTCATTCAGGATGCCATTGATAGTTGGTGAGAATACAAAGGCCACCATAATATTTATTTCGAGTGTATGGCCTGCCAATTATCCCCATCACTATATCCAATTCCTTGCAAGATTTTCAGATTTCAGATTTTATTTTACACTTCCATTAATCATTATATTATATAGTGCACATGTTAAAGTTGTTGCACTGAACTGTCTCATATTTCCATTTCCAGCCCAGTTGACTGTATTCGCTGGACTTCTGCTGCACAACTTTCACTCCTTGAGAGTGAAACTCGAAGAATAGAAAGGGTCAATGTAAGACGACTTTCTTTCAGACATATAGTTCTACATCTCTATATGATCATATAAGCTATTGGTTACTTATGAGGACCTTGTAGTTCATTTTGGTTGCAAAATGTGTATTATTCTCAGACCTCTAAATAAAAGTATACACAAGAAAATTCCTGTGTTTACTCTGGTTTATTAATTTAGATAATTTGTAGTTTCAGCATTATAATTCTGCTTTCCAATTTTGGGCAGGATGGGCTAATGAATGCTGGGATGGGAGTTTCAGTCAATGTGTTTCGAATGGTAATAGTCGCTTCATTcatgtgattttattttcttatctaATTTACTCTCTAAGCATGCTCCCAGAATTATGTATTTCTTCTCAGTGTTGATAGGCTTTTGGCTACAATAGTACAAAATGCAGTTCATTTCTGTTCAAATTCATGTGTCTGTTGATATTGCCTGCCGTAATATGCTGTTATTAAGATACTTCTTATTTGGCAGGCAAGTGCGAGTTGGGAAAAGCGACAAGCAAAAGTCTTGGTATAATCCTTCCCAGTTTGTTCATCTGTATAATGCCATATTCCCTCGAGAATTTCATGATTGTTTCCCAATGTCATATATTCGACCAGAACTGaagatatgtaaaacaagtatgtAAATCTATCTCCTTTTACAGGAAAAAATCAGAACACGGATGATGAACCAAAATAATTCAGACACGACTAGCCCTTGGAGTGATATCTGGGGATCTCCAGCGCGATACCAAAACACTGGTGATGCTTCTGCAAATAACATATCTCAATAAAATCCTTCCTATTAAAAAGAATATCTTATAGCAATACCTGTTTAGTTGGTACCATAATGAATTTGCATCACTTTCCTATGAAGCCGATAGAACAATATTGACTCAAAACAAATGTGTTCTCTTACTGTCTGTTCATTCCCATATGGTTGTATTACGGAATCTGATTAATCAAAATcaaacagaagaagaagaagcatcagAGAGAGCGAACAAAGCGGCGGCAGCTGCTAGGCaatggagagaatactcaaggaaagGTGCCGACAGGCCTCCGAGATACAAACTTACAGACGCAGTAGGCAACAAAGAGTAGCAACAGAACAGAGGAATTTTCTTCTTGATTCCTGCTGATACCATTTGATCACATTTAGCTACCTGTATATAGCCTAATAGCGCGTAGAGATACATGACCAAGAAGATGTAGCTCCCTCTTTCTTGTGCCAAGATTCTCATTTTTCATCTGTAAATGACGATgtagcacgtaagcgcaccttgggtttcatcaatcgtggaaatcactccgggaccccaaaacagtgagtaatagtccacgaaacgggccagaatcggccaaaactgcgagtgttgatcaccgacacttaagcgcaccttggggttcgtcaatcatgaaaatcactccgggaccccaaaacagtgagtaatagtccatgaaacgggccagaatcggccaaaactgttagtgttgatgaccggcacgtaagcgcaccttggggttcgtcgatcgtggaaatcactccgggaccccaaaacagtgagtaataggccacggacgcgccataatcggccaaaactgcgagtgttgatgaccgacacgtaagcgcatcttggggttcgtcaatcgtggaaatcacNNNNNNNNNNAATATGCTGTTATTAAGATACTTCTTATTTGGCAGGCAAGTGCGAGTTGGGAAAAGCGACAAGCAAAAGTCTTGGTATAATCCTTCCCAGTTTGTTCATCTGTATAATGCCATATTCCCTCGAGAATTTCATGATTGTTTCCCAATGTCATATATTCGACCAGAACTGaagatatgtaaaacaagtatgtAAATCTATCTCCTTTTACAGGAAAAAATCAGAACACGGATGATGAACCAAAATAATTCAGACACGACTAGCCCTTGGAGTGATATCTGGGGATCTCCAGCGCGATACCAAAACACTGGTGATGCTTCTGCAAATAACATATCTCAATAAAATCCTTCCTATTAAAAAGAATATCTTATAGCAATACCTGTTTAGTTGGTACCATAATGAATTTGCATCACTTTCCTATGAAGCCGATAGAACAATATTGACTCAAAACAAATGTGTTCTCTTACTGTCTGTTCATTCCCATATGGTTGTATTACGGAATCTGATTAATCAAAATcaaacagaagaagaagaagcatcagAGAGAGCGAACAAAGCGGCGGCAGCTGCTAGGCGATGGAGCGAACAAAGCGGCGGCAGCTGCTAGGCGATGGAgagaatcgtggaaatcactccgggaccccaaaacagtgcgtaatagtccacgaaacgggccagaattggccaaaactgtgagtgttgattaccggcacgtaagcacatcttggggttcgtcaatcgtggaaatcactcagggaccccaaaacagtgagtaatagtccacgaacgggccagaatcggccaaaattgctagtgttaatgaccgacacgtaagcgcaccttggggttcgtcaatcgtggaaatcacttcgacaccccaaaacaatgagtaatagtccacgaaacaggctagaatcggctaaaactgcgggtgttgatgaccgacacgtaagcgcaccctggggttcaCACCGGGACCCCACGAAACGGGCCAGNNNNNNNNNNNNNNNNNNNNNNNNNNNNNNNNNNNNNNNNNNNNNNNNNNNNNNNNNNNNNNNNNNNNNNNNNNNNNNNNNNNNNNNNNNNNNNNNNNNNNNNNNNNNNNNNNNNNNNNNNNNNNNNNNNNNNNNNNNNNNNNNNNNNNNNNNNNNNNNNNNNNNNNNNNNNNNNNNNNNNNNNNNNNNNNNNNNNNNNNNNNNNNNNNNNNNNNNNNNNNNNNNNNNNNNNNNNNNNNNNNNNNNNNNNNNNNNNNNNNNNNNNNNNNNNNNNNNNNNNNNNNNNNNNNNNNNNNNNNNNNNNNNNNNNNNNNNNNNNNNNNNNNNNNNNNNNNNNNNNNNNNNNNNNNNNNNNNNNNNNNNNNNNNNNNNNNNNNNNNNNNNNNNNNNNNNNNNNNNNNNNNNNNNNNNNNNNNNNNNNNNNNNNNNNNNNNNNNNNNNNNNNNNNNNNNNNNNNNNNNNNNNNNNNNNNNNNNNNNNNNNNNNNNNNNNNNNNNNNNNNNNNNNNNNNNNNNNNNNNNNNNNNNNNNNNNNNNNNNNNNNNNNNNNNNNNNNNNNNNNNNNNNNNNNNNNNNNNNNNNNNNNNNNNNNNNNNNNNNNNNNNNNNNNNNNNNNNNNNNNNNNNNNNNNNNNNNNNNNNNNNNNNNNNNNNNNNNNNNNNNNNNNNNNNNNNNNNNNNNNNNNNNNNNNNNNNNNNNNNNNNNNNNNNNNNNNNNNNNNNNNNNNNNNNNNNNNNNNNNNNNNNNNNNNNNNNNNNNNNNNNNNNNNNNNNNNNNNNNNNNNNNNNNNNNNNNNNNNNNNNNNNNNNN is a window from the Triticum dicoccoides isolate Atlit2015 ecotype Zavitan unplaced genomic scaffold, WEW_v2.0 scaffold90037, whole genome shotgun sequence genome containing:
- the LOC119348365 gene encoding chaperone protein dnaJ C76, chloroplastic-like produces the protein MAPPLHSPALISTTSPLTLRIVSPVPSSPWCRRARPLASAGLGGAARRDRRRRRSTRGRRGMRICAYTAEAEHGSSEEDVADDFYSVLGVMPDATSEEIKKAYYSCMKTCHPDLSGGHPDVTNFSMFINEVYTVLSDPVQRAVYDEIHGYTATATNPFVDDSAVKNHVFVDEFTCIGCRICANVCPSVFEIEEDFGRARVCSQRGSPDLIQDAIDSCPVDCIRWTSAAQLSLLESETRRIERVNDGLMNAGMGVSVNVFRMASASWEKRQAKVLEKIRTRMMNQNNSDTTSPWSDIWGSPARYQNTEEEEASERANKAAAAARQWREYSRKGADRPPRYKLTDAVGNKE